In Eleginops maclovinus isolate JMC-PN-2008 ecotype Puerto Natales chromosome 10, JC_Emac_rtc_rv5, whole genome shotgun sequence, the following proteins share a genomic window:
- the LOC134870555 gene encoding zinc finger protein Pegasus-like, whose translation MEEIKTEPVDFVKEFQEYLTQQTQHVNMISGSVCGEKESGEPYQAVAPRSEQNGLDPPSVEVSLPIEDGSDVQMDGLERTCDGKYKCSYCSYANKGMARLIEHIRIHTGEKPHRCQLCPFASAYERHLEAHMRSHTGEKPYKCDLCAFCCSDRSNLSHHRRRRHKLLPTRAVRSPFTNKRMLSSLQKRTGSPGFGRRLLINLNSHSMAMPKSDYLNNLSQKIHHNLNSSEYKNFQKVDDNDSLNRSANGFTFTNPLDQLSTLAGQLADLHPRASPDRESFKDEKPILIHQVSSEHVAMCSNQVQTSPPKNESPTLGCRSCSPVPGLGFDNSMNTLTASVSSQPSSPPPALTTQDQLLLNKCEHCDIHFQDNILYTIHMGCHGYEHPFQCNICGHMCTDKYDFSCHFARGQHKK comes from the exons ATGGAAGAGATAAAAACCGAGCCTGTGGATTTTGTGAAGGAATTTCAAGAATACCTGACACAACAAACTCAGCATGTCAACATGATTTCAGGCTCTGTTTGCGGAGAAAAGGAATCTGGGGAGCCCTATCAAGCCG TTGCCCCCAGGAGTGAGCAGAATGGTCTGGACCCTCCCTCTGTGGAGGTGAGCCTACCTATAGAGGATGGGTCAGATGTTCAGATGGACGGCCTTGAGAGGACCTGCGATGGGAAGTACAAATGCAGCTACTGCAGCTATGCAAACAAAGGCATGGCTCGCCTAATAGAGCACATCCGCATCCACACAG GAGAAAAGCCTCATCGCTGCCAGCTGTGCCCGTTTGCTTCAGCGTACGAGCGCCACTTGGAAGCCCACATGCGCTCGCACACAGGCGAGAAGCCCTACAAATGTGATCTCTGCGCCTTCTGCTGTAGCGACCGCAGCAACCTGTCTCATCACCGCCGCCGCCGTCACAAGCTCCTACCTACGAGGGCCGTCCGCTCTCCGTTCACCAATAAGAGAATGCTGAGCTCCCTGCAGAAGAGGACAGGCTCACCGGGCTTCGGCAGGCGACTACTCATCAACTTAAACTCTCACTCCATGGCGATGCCAAAATCAGATTATCTGAATAACTTGTCACAAAAGATCCACCACAATTTGAATAGCAGTGAGTATAAAAACTTTCAAAAGGTGGATGACAATGACAGTCTCAACAGAAGTGCTAATGGTTTCACGTTTACTAACCCACTGGACCAATTGTCCACACTTGCCGGCCAGTTAGCAGACCTCCATCCTCGTGCATCCCCAGATAGGGAGTCCTTTAAAGACGAGAAGCCCATCCTCATACACCAGGTCTCCAGTGAACATGTAGCAATGTGTTCAAATCAAGTGCAGACTTCGCCTCCTAAAAATGAATCTCCCACGTTAGGCTGCAGGAGTTGCAGTCCTGTTCCTGGCCTCGGCTTTGACAACAGCATGAACACTCTTACTGCGAGTGTTAGCAGCCAGCCGAGCTCACCCCCCCCTGCCCTGACCACACAGGACCAACTGCTGTTGAATAAATGCGAGCACTGTGATATTCACTTTCAGGATAATATCCTCTACACCATTCACATGGGCTGCCATGGCTACGAGCACCCATTCCAGTGTAACATCTGTGGGCACATGTGCACAGACAAATATGATTTTTCATGCCATTTTGCCCGTGGACAACATAAAAAGTGA
- the LOC134870556 gene encoding L-seryl-tRNA(Sec) kinase isoform X1, which translates to MAAEEAGGVSRTPACLCVLCGLPAAGKSSLARRVLSSAAQRGWRASVVPYDDLIPEHAFQTRGAEDGVKLQEIVKHTEWKLHRQAVLQCIEQFLEKPGVLAELPSSCQINMAAWEQCILPLLQPGYLGRSQAAGAPLLFLLDDNFYYPSMRYEVYQLARKFSLGFCQVYLQCDLDLCISRNQSRSKPIPTEVILEMVKRLDSPNPQKNSWETNSISFNTTDDLSECDMLRVMELISSALSNPLSPAEDNKEQKEADRLKCASSVIHQTDQAFRRHISEAMRTARDNHLPPDLMRSLAAQLNESKATFLLNLRREFLLEASFAQEEDIDVERVVKRAVDLFDHEKKEILLRIINENK; encoded by the exons ATGGCAGCGGAGGAAGCCGGAGGTGTGTCCCGGACTCCGGCCTGCCTGTGTGTCCTCTGCGGGCTCCCTGCTGCCGGGAAGTCCTCACTGGCCCGCAGAGTCCTCAGCTCCGCTGCACAGCGCGGGTGGAGAGCCAGTGTTGTGCCGTATGATGACCTGATCCCCGAGCATGCATTTCAGACCAGAGGGGCAGAAGACGGTGTCAAACTGCAAGAAATAGTAAAG CACACTGAATGGAAGTTACACAGACAGGCAGTTTTGCAGTGCATCGAGCAGTTCTTGGAGAAACCTGGTGTTTTGGCAGAGCTTCCGAGCAGCTGTCAGATCAACATGGCAGCATGGGAACAATGCAtccttcctctgctgcagcctgGATATTTGGGCCGATCACAGGCTGCCGGGGCACCACTCCTCTTTCTACTGGATGACAACTTCTACTATCCAAGCATGAGATATGAAGTGTACCAACTTGCAAGAAAAT tttctcTGGGTTTCTGCCAGGTGTATCTGCAGTGCGATCTGGACCTCTGCATCAGCAGAAACCAGAGCAGGTCTAAACCCATTCCCACTGAGGTGATATTGGAGATGGTGAAGCGCTTGGATTCTCCAAATCCACAGAAGAACTCATGGGAGACAAACAGCATTTCATTCAACACCACAGACGATTTGTCCGAATGTGACAT GCTTAGGGTGATGGAGTTGATCTCCTCTGCCCTTAGCAACCCGCTTAGCCCGGCTGAAGACAACAAAGAACAAAAG GAGGCAGACCGCCTGAAATGTGCCTCTAGCGTAATCCACCAAACTGATCAGGCCTTTCGACGCCATATATCTGAAGCCATGAGGACTGCAAGAG ATAATCACCTCCCTCCTGATCTCATGAGGTCTTTGGCCGCTCAGCTGAACGAGTCTAAAGCAACGTTTCTTCTCAACCTGCGGAGAGAGTTTCTACTGGAAGCGTCTTTCGCCCAAGAAGAAGACATTGATGTGGAACGTGTGGTGAAAAGAGCAGTGGACCTTTTTGATCACGAGAAGAAAGAAATCCTGTTGAGAatcataaatgaaaataaatga
- the zgc:174164 gene encoding disintegrin and metalloproteinase domain-containing protein 9: MVSKYTLFAVILLSYVSRIDNKDILNGLSLKLSKYSIVNPQVIHRWTRSIGKTQQSQEKKEDETISYALNINNRKHLLHLKKNRDFLHPNFVQYSRDATGNPESSYPKQHVHCYYHGEVEGYEDSLVALSTCSGLRGVIILGNETYGVEPIPQSTTNEHILYLLEDSQSEPTTCGVVSEASSTQSHEHFEPGQSLTSLLRRKRNLPQTNYVELVLVVDNLRYNYKKKNDTAVREEMVEMANLLDGYYKKLNIRVVLVGLEIFKESNPFDVEAGSAGEVLGRFVKWRKTTLLPKIRHDIGQLIIGRPKLFGNIVGMAFVGTVCSTASSGGINVFRNDNLPAASAVVAHEMGHNLGMNHDRAGCICDGKGCIMGAGTGGSPMFSSCSGEDFERLILRGGGMCLKNQPSPSNVVGIAVCGNGRLDTGEECDCGTAEECDNKCCNPATCKLNPGAACAQGLCCENCQIRVSGTPCRDSANTCDLSEYCDGKTPLCPEDFYIMDGLPCEYRKASAYCFEGRCQTYDFQCNHIFAPDPATKANDICFKTINMRGDKFGNCGNNGANFIKCPSVNSMCGKLQCVNVDLTTIPPNAQVSIEVIQGSKCINANFDFGPDVLDPAYVNSGSPCEKGKTCMDFQCVNASNLRPNLECDAQTTCNDRGVCNDQENCHCKNGWAPPKCDRSGRGGSIDSGPAQIDYSLRDGLLIFFLLVVPLLVLLILVLLYFFRRDSLDRCLKRGKKSRNDQNGNGQANGNVSTSAAAKPPVPAPPGRPGHPQETSLPISGFRYGELDYWNDNSSTATAQPPPPNQGPGVPRPIPPRPPPS; this comes from the exons ATGGTCAGCAAATATACTTTATTCGCTGTTATTTTGCTGTCTTACGTTTCGAGGATTGACAACAAAG ACATACTCAATGGGCTTTCATTAAAGCTTTCCAAGTACTCCATTGTAAATCCTCAGGTGATTCACAGATGGACAAGGAGCATTGGCAAAACACAACAGTCACAAGAG AAAAAGGAAGATGAGACAATATCATATGCACTGAACATTAACAACAGGAAGCACCTCCTTCATCTAAAAAAGAACAG AGACTTTTTACACCCAAACTTTGTTCAGTATTCACGTGACGCCACTGGTAACCCCGAATCATCTTATCCAAAACAGCAT GTGCACTGCTATTACCATGGAGAGGTGGAGGGATATGAGGATTCATTGGTAGCACTCAGCACATGCTCTGGCCTCAG GGGCGTGATCATCCTTGGAAATGAGACCTATGGGGTTGAGCCTATTCCGCAGTCTACAACCAATGAGCACATTTTGTACCTACTGGAGGACTCTCAGTCCGAGCCCACCACTTGTGGGGTCGTCAGTGAGGCTTCATCAACGCAAAGCCATGAACACTTTGAGCCTGGCCAATCGCTCACTTCACTGCTGCGG aggAAGCGCAATTTACCTCAAACGAATTACGTGGAGCTTGTGCTAGTTGTCGATAATCTCAGG tataattataagaaaaaaaatgatacaGCGGTACGAGAGGAAATGGTGGAGATGGCTAATCTGCTGGATGGG TATTACAAGAAGCTGAATATCCGTGTGGTGCTGGTGGGCCTGGAGATTTTTAAGGAGAGTAATCCCTTTGACGTGGAGGCAGGCTCTGCAGGAGAGGTGCTGGGAAGGTTTGTCAAGTGGAGGAAGACCACGCTGTTACCAAAGATCAGGCATGACATCGGACAACTCATAAT TGGTAGGCCCAAGCTATTTGGAAACATAGTGGGCATGGCATTCGTGGGTACGGTCTGCTCCACAGCGAGTTCTGGAGGAATCAACGTG TTTCGTAATGATAACCTGCCTGCTGCCTCCGCTGTGGTGGCTCATGAAATGGGCCATAACCTGGGCATGAATCACGACAGGGCGGGCTGCATCTGCGATGGAAAAGGCTGCATCATGGGAGCCGGTACTGG TGGTTCCCCGATGTTCAGCAGCTGCAGTGGAGAAGACTTTGAGAGGTTGATCCTTCGTGGAGGCGGCATGTGTCTAAAAAACCAGCCCTCCCCATCAAATGTGGTCGGTATCGCTGTATGCGGCAATGGCCGGCTGGACACAGGAGAGGAATGTGACTGTGGCACAGCAGAG GAATGTGACAATAAATGCTGTAATCCTGCCACCTGCAAACTCAACCCGGGGGCTGCCTGTGCTCAGGGTCTCTGCTGCGAAAACTGTCAG ATCAGAGTATCTGGAACGCCATGCAGAGATTCTGCTAACACCTGTGATCTTTCTGAATACTGTGATGGCAAGACTCCGCTCTGCCCAGAGGACTTCTATATCATGGACGGCCTGCCCTGTGAATACCGTAAAGCTTCAGCGTACTGCTTTGAAGGCCGATGCCAGACGTATGATTTCCAGTGCAACCATATCTTTGCGCCAG ATCCAGCAACAAAGGCAAACGATATTTGTTTCAAGACTATTAATATGAGGGGAGACAAATTTGGGAACTGTGGAAACAACGGTGCCAACTTCATAAAATGTCCTTCAGT AAAttccatgtgtggaaagttgCAGTGTGTCAACGTGGATCTCACCACCATCCCTCCTAATGCCCAAGTCAGTATCGAGGTCATTCAAGGGTCGAAGTGTATTAATGCAAACTTCGATTTCGGCCCTGATGTGCTAGATCCTGCCTATGTTAACTCCGGCAGCCCTTGTGAGAAAGGAAAG ACATGCATGGATTTTCAGTGTGTAAACGCCTCTAATCTGAGACCCAACTTGGAGTGTGATGCCCAGACCACCTGCAACGACCGAGGG GTATGTAATGACCAAGAAAACTGCCACTGTAAAAATGGGTGGGCTCCGCCTAAATGTGACAGATCCGGGAGAGGTGGCAGCATAGACAGCGGCCCGGCTCAGATAG ACTACTCCCTCAGAGATGGCCTGTTGATCTTTTTCTTGTTGGTGGTTCCTCTTCTGGTTCTTCTGATTCTGGTCCTGCTCTACTTCTTCAGGAGGGACTCCCTGGACCGGTGTCTTAAAAGAGGCAAAAA ATCGCGTAATGATCAAAATGGAAATGGGCAGGCAAATGGTAATGTTTCCACAAGTGCCGCAGCAAAGCCTCCAGTACCAGCTCCTCCTGGGAGG CCTGGACATCCACAAGAAACCTCACTTCCAATTTCTGG TTTTAGGTATGGAGAACTGGATTATTGGAATGACAACTCAAGCACTGCCACTGCACAACCCCCACCTCCCAACCAGGGCCCGGGAGTCCCCAGACCAATTCCACCCAGGCCACCACCAAGTTGA
- the LOC134870556 gene encoding L-seryl-tRNA(Sec) kinase isoform X2 produces the protein MAAEEAGGVSRTPACLCVLCGLPAAGKSSLARRVLSSAAQRGWRASVVPYDDLIPEHAFQTRGAEDGVKLQEIHTEWKLHRQAVLQCIEQFLEKPGVLAELPSSCQINMAAWEQCILPLLQPGYLGRSQAAGAPLLFLLDDNFYYPSMRYEVYQLARKFSLGFCQVYLQCDLDLCISRNQSRSKPIPTEVILEMVKRLDSPNPQKNSWETNSISFNTTDDLSECDMLRVMELISSALSNPLSPAEDNKEQKEADRLKCASSVIHQTDQAFRRHISEAMRTARDNHLPPDLMRSLAAQLNESKATFLLNLRREFLLEASFAQEEDIDVERVVKRAVDLFDHEKKEILLRIINENK, from the exons ATGGCAGCGGAGGAAGCCGGAGGTGTGTCCCGGACTCCGGCCTGCCTGTGTGTCCTCTGCGGGCTCCCTGCTGCCGGGAAGTCCTCACTGGCCCGCAGAGTCCTCAGCTCCGCTGCACAGCGCGGGTGGAGAGCCAGTGTTGTGCCGTATGATGACCTGATCCCCGAGCATGCATTTCAGACCAGAGGGGCAGAAGACGGTGTCAAACTGCAAGAAATA CACACTGAATGGAAGTTACACAGACAGGCAGTTTTGCAGTGCATCGAGCAGTTCTTGGAGAAACCTGGTGTTTTGGCAGAGCTTCCGAGCAGCTGTCAGATCAACATGGCAGCATGGGAACAATGCAtccttcctctgctgcagcctgGATATTTGGGCCGATCACAGGCTGCCGGGGCACCACTCCTCTTTCTACTGGATGACAACTTCTACTATCCAAGCATGAGATATGAAGTGTACCAACTTGCAAGAAAAT tttctcTGGGTTTCTGCCAGGTGTATCTGCAGTGCGATCTGGACCTCTGCATCAGCAGAAACCAGAGCAGGTCTAAACCCATTCCCACTGAGGTGATATTGGAGATGGTGAAGCGCTTGGATTCTCCAAATCCACAGAAGAACTCATGGGAGACAAACAGCATTTCATTCAACACCACAGACGATTTGTCCGAATGTGACAT GCTTAGGGTGATGGAGTTGATCTCCTCTGCCCTTAGCAACCCGCTTAGCCCGGCTGAAGACAACAAAGAACAAAAG GAGGCAGACCGCCTGAAATGTGCCTCTAGCGTAATCCACCAAACTGATCAGGCCTTTCGACGCCATATATCTGAAGCCATGAGGACTGCAAGAG ATAATCACCTCCCTCCTGATCTCATGAGGTCTTTGGCCGCTCAGCTGAACGAGTCTAAAGCAACGTTTCTTCTCAACCTGCGGAGAGAGTTTCTACTGGAAGCGTCTTTCGCCCAAGAAGAAGACATTGATGTGGAACGTGTGGTGAAAAGAGCAGTGGACCTTTTTGATCACGAGAAGAAAGAAATCCTGTTGAGAatcataaatgaaaataaatga